The following proteins come from a genomic window of Calditrichota bacterium:
- a CDS encoding ABC transporter permease produces the protein NLERYLMTPMPRAALLLGMALGGIYMTGTRALLIYLASKLWFKVSFPVADPWLALAVFAATMAALYGLGMAISSLFFMAGRGVFNALGLMMEPIFFLGGFYFPVKYLGLFAWAAASLIPTTLGLDALRQTMTGAYRTGLLAPEIELAILSGMAVVFITLSIWAVARLEEMGRREGKLILKNQ, from the coding sequence CAACCTTGAGCGCTACCTGATGACGCCGATGCCACGCGCAGCACTGCTGTTGGGAATGGCGCTCGGCGGAATCTATATGACCGGGACCCGGGCGCTGCTGATCTATTTGGCGAGCAAGTTGTGGTTCAAGGTCTCCTTCCCGGTGGCAGATCCGTGGCTCGCGCTGGCGGTCTTTGCAGCGACCATGGCCGCGCTCTACGGGCTCGGAATGGCGATAAGTTCGCTCTTTTTTATGGCCGGTCGAGGCGTCTTCAATGCCCTCGGCCTGATGATGGAACCGATTTTCTTTCTCGGCGGGTTCTACTTCCCGGTGAAGTATCTCGGCCTATTTGCCTGGGCGGCGGCATCACTCATCCCGACCACGCTTGGCCTCGATGCCTTGCGTCAAACGATGACCGGCGCTTATCGGACTGGTTTGTTGGCTCCGGAGATCGAACTTGCAATCTTGAGCGGGATGGCGGTCGTCTTCATCACGCTATCAATCTGGGCGGTGGCAAGATTAGAGGAGATGGGTCGTCGGGAGGGAAAGTTAATCTTGAAAAATCAATAA